The following coding sequences are from one Alosa alosa isolate M-15738 ecotype Scorff River chromosome 13, AALO_Geno_1.1, whole genome shotgun sequence window:
- the LOC125305861 gene encoding uncharacterized protein LOC125305861 isoform X2 yields MSVTMTKVEGVTVLTVTNINPKSNWPLLCQILGTLCYSPACSVSHKLRGLLGGTQSALGTIQIMIGLLNIGFGAILHASYSTYNVVTESGASYWLGGLFILCGVLCILAEKCPSACLVFITGLMNIVMWEGMGIIMIIFAALQLCIAISASVVAFKAVCKRDTPVQDPELNKPLVDEVLSYPTV; encoded by the exons ATGTCAGTGACAATGACCAAGGTGGAAGGGGTGACTGTTTTAACGGTGACCAACATCAACCCAAAAAGTAACTGGCCTTTGCTGTGTCAGATACTGGGGACGCTCTGCTACAGCCCAGCATGCTCTGTATCTCACAAACTCAGGGGGCTTCTTGGAGGAACACAATCTGCACTGGGG ACAATTCAGATCATGATTGGATTGCTAAACATTGGCTTTGGAGCAATATTGCATGCATCATATTCGACATATAACGTTGTCACTGAGTCCGGGGCTTCATATTGGCTCGGTGGTTTG TTTATTCTATGTGGTGTGCTATGCATTCTTGCAGAGAAGTGTCCAAGTGCTTGTCTG GTTTTCATAACTGGGTTGATGAACATT GTCATGTGGGAAGGAATGGGCATCATAATGATCATCTTTGCAGCTCTACAACTCTGCATTGCCATCAGTGCCAGTGTCGTGGCATTTAAGGCTGTTTGCAAGAGGGACACACCTGTGCAG GACCCTGAGCTCAACAAGCCTCTTGTTGATGAAGTCTTGTCTTACCCCACAGTTTAA
- the LOC125305861 gene encoding membrane-spanning 4-domains subfamily A member 8-like isoform X1: MSVTMTKVEGVTVLTVTNINPKSNWPLLCQILGTLCYSPACSVSHKLRGLLGGTQSALGTIQIMIGLLNIGFGAILHASYSTYNVVTESGASYWLGGLFILCGVLCILAEKCPSACLVFITGLMNIVSAAFAVTAIVLYAINVGMIWRPFYRQCDGYYDYYDRTPPPPSGNVDICKTYLAKSKVMWEGMGIIMIIFAALQLCIAISASVVAFKAVCKRDTPVQDPELNKPLVDEVLSYPTV, from the exons ATGTCAGTGACAATGACCAAGGTGGAAGGGGTGACTGTTTTAACGGTGACCAACATCAACCCAAAAAGTAACTGGCCTTTGCTGTGTCAGATACTGGGGACGCTCTGCTACAGCCCAGCATGCTCTGTATCTCACAAACTCAGGGGGCTTCTTGGAGGAACACAATCTGCACTGGGG ACAATTCAGATCATGATTGGATTGCTAAACATTGGCTTTGGAGCAATATTGCATGCATCATATTCGACATATAACGTTGTCACTGAGTCCGGGGCTTCATATTGGCTCGGTGGTTTG TTTATTCTATGTGGTGTGCTATGCATTCTTGCAGAGAAGTGTCCAAGTGCTTGTCTG GTTTTCATAACTGGGTTGATGAACATTGTAAGTGCTGCCTTTGCTGTAACTGCCATTGTTCTATATGCAATTAATGTTGGCATGATATGGAGGCCCTTCTACAGACAATGTGATGGCTACTATGACTACTATGACAggacaccaccacccccatcaGGAAATGTTGATATCTGCAAAACATATCTAGCTAAATCAAAG GTCATGTGGGAAGGAATGGGCATCATAATGATCATCTTTGCAGCTCTACAACTCTGCATTGCCATCAGTGCCAGTGTCGTGGCATTTAAGGCTGTTTGCAAGAGGGACACACCTGTGCAG GACCCTGAGCTCAACAAGCCTCTTGTTGATGAAGTCTTGTCTTACCCCACAGTTTAA